One window of Thalassovita mediterranea genomic DNA carries:
- a CDS encoding DinB family protein, which translates to MIMPDHARLMARYNRWQNESLYGAADTLSNDARLKDRGAFFRSIHETLSHILWADRIWLSRFDMCEKPGCAGNETLKLWPDWQGLKADRQAMDGIIEDWSAGFSEAGLRDELEWYSGAAGRNMAKPVWLLVTHIFNHQTHHRGQVHAMLTSAGARPDDTDLFLME; encoded by the coding sequence ATGATCATGCCGGACCATGCGCGTCTTATGGCGCGGTATAATCGCTGGCAGAATGAAAGCCTCTACGGCGCGGCCGACACGCTCAGCAATGATGCCCGGCTCAAAGATCGCGGCGCCTTCTTCCGGTCCATTCACGAGACTCTGTCTCATATTCTCTGGGCTGACCGTATATGGCTGTCGCGTTTCGACATGTGCGAGAAGCCGGGGTGCGCGGGCAATGAAACGCTGAAGCTTTGGCCGGACTGGCAGGGACTGAAAGCTGACCGGCAAGCCATGGATGGTATTATCGAAGATTGGTCCGCGGGCTTTAGCGAAGCGGGCCTTCGAGATGAACTCGAATGGTATTCAGGCGCTGCGGGTCGCAACATGGCCAAGCCGGTCTGGCTTCTGGTCACGCACATCTTCAATCACCAGACCCATCACCGCGGGCAGGTTCACGCCATGCTGACATCAGCTGGCGCGCGCCCGGATGACACGGACCTGTTTCTCATGGAGTAA
- a CDS encoding DUF4112 domain-containing protein, giving the protein MPTGKRDDIDRLAKLLDTQFKLPGTNFRFGLDGIIGLIPGIGDTVSGGLGLYIIHRARQEGASGGLIAKMIWNLLVDTIIGAIPLVGDLFDFAHKANAKNARMLKEHLDKHEAREMKNVGASRA; this is encoded by the coding sequence ATGCCGACAGGTAAGCGCGACGACATCGACCGGCTGGCAAAGCTGCTGGACACCCAATTCAAACTGCCGGGGACCAATTTCCGCTTTGGTCTGGACGGTATCATTGGCCTCATACCCGGCATTGGCGATACGGTCTCAGGCGGTCTGGGTCTCTACATTATTCACAGGGCCCGGCAGGAAGGCGCCTCGGGCGGGCTGATTGCCAAGATGATCTGGAATCTGCTCGTCGATACGATCATCGGCGCGATCCCGCTGGTCGGCGACCTGTTTGACTTTGCGCACAAGGCCAACGCCAAGAACGCCAGAATGCTGAAAGAGCATCTCGACAAGCATGAGGCGCGGGAAATGAAAAACGTTGGCGCAAGCCGTGCCTGA